In Trichocoleus desertorum NBK24, the following are encoded in one genomic region:
- a CDS encoding TonB-dependent siderophore receptor has translation MKPSIVRSSFNVAVGSLILVNLLQPAIASVPDLQEISLPITQAEGLLPTSEPASQLIPVVEKNILQLADSPQSSDSEDEVIRIVVEDEEPELTSTPIYTIEEEEIFRQGADSAAEILRGLPGFAVNDAGFGADIHTGTYYRGASINQSVFLLNGKPIGSNINTYHGSTDLNSIPAGAIEQVELSSGTSATLYGSEAFGGVVNIVTKEGEDAPARFGGLVQFGSYDQSNAQGQLSGSVGDVNYIFSYQNFEAQNNYRVPVGAANRGPDGRLFNGDTAVDSYYGKVSFDLSDRNSFSLDVTKSTSRRGLLYFGFPLQRDRLDHDLLNAGLSWQAKLGEGEDSTLNTTLSFNQDYFSTYGPTQQTRYRTGSLDSRTLNGRVEHNWQTSSNHNLRWGFHVQNSLLKGEVESNVPQLVALNGTEDRDRFHTALFALNTWKLNQNLQVELGLRQNFNTQFGSYLNPSLGGRWEITPTVAMRGSWVSVQRNPGLDQLYVFDTVHNWLPNPNLDPETGSAWTAGVDLALAEDLKAQLTYFGSRLDNRLGIRAGRWENIGLVNTNGLEAALRWQIAPQWSSFVNYTYTDAAIRTGPERGLQLGLVPYSVGQLGIGYESAGWQVNLYANYFSGARRAFFNTPGDTIEDFSPAWLRLDLGLQVPITRRLALTAFLENLTDQTYERANRIYQPGLTVRVGLKSN, from the coding sequence ATGAAACCCTCTATCGTGCGATCTAGCTTTAATGTGGCAGTTGGGAGCTTGATTTTAGTCAATCTTTTACAGCCTGCGATCGCCTCTGTCCCAGATCTCCAAGAAATCTCTCTACCAATTACCCAAGCCGAGGGATTGCTGCCAACGTCTGAGCCTGCGAGCCAACTCATTCCAGTTGTTGAGAAAAACATCCTACAACTTGCAGACTCTCCTCAATCATCCGACTCGGAAGACGAAGTGATTCGCATTGTCGTTGAGGACGAGGAACCAGAGCTAACTTCTACTCCTATTTACACGATTGAAGAAGAAGAAATTTTTCGGCAAGGAGCTGATAGTGCTGCGGAAATTCTCCGAGGATTACCAGGCTTTGCGGTCAACGATGCTGGATTTGGAGCTGATATTCACACAGGCACTTATTACAGAGGGGCATCGATTAACCAATCTGTCTTTCTCCTAAACGGCAAACCGATCGGTAGCAATATCAATACTTACCACGGCAGTACTGACCTCAACAGCATCCCTGCCGGAGCCATTGAGCAGGTTGAGTTGTCTAGTGGCACTTCAGCGACGCTGTATGGATCGGAAGCCTTTGGCGGAGTTGTGAATATTGTCACTAAAGAGGGTGAAGATGCCCCGGCTCGATTCGGTGGCTTAGTTCAGTTTGGCTCTTATGACCAATCAAATGCTCAAGGTCAACTAAGCGGTTCTGTTGGGGATGTAAATTATATCTTTAGCTACCAAAACTTTGAGGCTCAAAATAACTATCGAGTCCCTGTCGGAGCTGCTAACCGAGGACCAGATGGTCGTTTATTTAATGGTGACACCGCAGTAGACAGTTATTATGGCAAAGTCAGCTTTGACCTGAGCGATCGCAACTCGTTCAGTTTGGATGTTACTAAAAGTACCAGTCGGCGCGGATTACTCTACTTTGGGTTTCCCTTACAGCGCGATCGCCTCGATCATGATCTGCTAAACGCGGGGCTGTCTTGGCAAGCCAAACTGGGGGAAGGCGAAGACTCCACTTTGAATACTACCCTCTCCTTTAACCAAGACTACTTCAGCACCTACGGCCCCACGCAACAAACTCGATATCGCACAGGCAGCCTTGATTCGCGTACCCTAAATGGCAGAGTTGAGCATAACTGGCAAACCAGCTCCAACCATAACTTACGCTGGGGATTTCACGTGCAAAACTCCTTGTTAAAAGGAGAGGTAGAAAGCAATGTGCCCCAGTTGGTTGCTTTAAATGGCACCGAAGATCGCGATCGCTTCCATACGGCGCTATTTGCCCTCAACACCTGGAAGCTGAACCAAAACCTACAAGTAGAACTTGGCCTCCGCCAGAACTTCAATACGCAATTCGGCAGCTATCTCAACCCAAGTTTAGGAGGTCGCTGGGAGATTACTCCAACGGTGGCGATGCGGGGTAGTTGGGTCTCGGTGCAGCGAAATCCAGGGCTTGATCAGCTCTATGTGTTTGATACAGTCCACAATTGGCTACCCAACCCTAACCTAGACCCTGAGACGGGTTCTGCTTGGACTGCTGGCGTTGATTTAGCACTTGCTGAAGACCTGAAGGCACAATTGACCTATTTCGGTAGTCGCTTAGACAATCGCTTAGGCATCCGGGCAGGCCGCTGGGAGAACATTGGCTTGGTCAACACCAATGGTTTAGAAGCTGCCCTACGCTGGCAAATTGCACCCCAGTGGTCCAGTTTCGTTAACTACACCTATACAGATGCAGCAATTCGAACGGGGCCAGAGCGAGGGCTACAGTTAGGGCTTGTGCCTTACTCAGTTGGACAATTAGGCATTGGCTATGAGTCTGCGGGTTGGCAAGTCAATTTGTACGCTAACTATTTCAGTGGAGCACGACGGGCTTTTTTCAACACTCCGGGCGACACAATTGAAGATTTTTCTCCAGCTTGGTTGCGGCTAGATCTCGGTTTACAAGTTCCTATTACTCGCAGATTGGCCTTGACTGCTTTTCTCGAAAATCTCACCGACCAAACCTACGAAAGAGCCAACCGCATTTACCAGCCTGGTCTGACGGTTCGAGTTGGCCTAAAGTCCAACTAA
- a CDS encoding DUF2267 domain-containing protein codes for MPIDIRDDVVYIMLKKIDESDRGPGPDEVNFTEADFAGLEITPKDVLGHLDYLNQRKYINAEFTGNAYGNQEDVPDAVHPKEFDLRIADTFGAPDGPLPHLISFKKAELTEKGQKMLEEMNADPPKAMQSGPTVPIADKDTPFLERVMVKANLDDLYDARDITEVVFRTMRDMMTNEAVDRVADELHEPMEPTDERALQNEVADLWIDTNPLVRFLSRVRPPLIIKEDTFLFRIRQEAGLPARTDEETVIAAVFSAAKDELSEDRVKEIAEFLPGKIRQMWEHA; via the coding sequence ATGCCAATTGACATCCGAGATGATGTAGTTTACATCATGTTGAAAAAAATTGATGAGAGCGATCGCGGTCCTGGCCCAGATGAGGTGAATTTCACTGAGGCAGACTTTGCAGGTCTAGAGATTACACCCAAAGATGTACTTGGCCACTTGGACTATTTAAACCAGCGCAAATACATCAACGCCGAGTTTACAGGTAACGCTTATGGTAATCAGGAAGACGTACCTGATGCCGTTCATCCTAAAGAGTTCGATCTCAGAATTGCTGATACCTTTGGCGCTCCGGATGGTCCTTTACCGCACTTGATTAGTTTTAAGAAGGCAGAACTGACCGAAAAAGGTCAAAAAATGCTGGAAGAAATGAATGCAGACCCACCGAAGGCTATGCAGAGCGGGCCAACTGTCCCCATTGCAGACAAAGATACGCCTTTCCTAGAACGGGTCATGGTGAAAGCCAATTTGGATGATCTCTATGATGCCAGAGACATTACTGAAGTCGTCTTCCGCACCATGCGCGACATGATGACCAACGAAGCGGTCGATCGCGTCGCTGACGAACTTCACGAACCTATGGAGCCAACTGACGAAAGAGCATTGCAAAACGAAGTAGCTGATCTATGGATTGACACCAATCCCTTGGTGCGCTTCCTCAGTCGTGTGCGTCCTCCTTTAATCATCAAAGAAGATACATTCCTCTTCCGCATTCGGCAGGAAGCGGGTCTCCCAGCTCGTACCGATGAAGAAACTGTGATTGCAGCCGTCTTCTCAGCTGCTAAAGATGAGCTTTCGGAAGATCGAGTTAAGGAGATTGCGGAGTTTCTACCTGGCAAGATTCGCCAAATGTGGGAACACGCTTAA
- a CDS encoding DUF3891 family protein: MLYRTISTDRICITQPTHAWVAGQLAHAWGNETFGSFAPYEAVCLGAEQHDIGWVPWEAAPTFNPETGYPHSFMEVAPAVHTKLWAGAKHLAMPMGRYAALLVSLHGTGLYERFTSWQKSPESTRFVEAFLKEEKEFQKQHIAQLQQDPEYAPHVTPEAIARNRQLVAIWDALSLAICMGVTEKRQFEQVPTAIGNTTVTLVPLHDDPTQLQVEPWCFRASSVSLLFEGRVLRSPAADESTMRQQLSSAPWVTLTTTLHPAV, encoded by the coding sequence ATGCTCTACCGCACCATCAGCACCGATCGGATTTGTATCACTCAGCCCACTCACGCTTGGGTGGCGGGACAACTGGCTCATGCCTGGGGGAATGAAACGTTTGGCTCGTTTGCTCCCTACGAAGCAGTGTGTCTAGGGGCCGAACAGCACGATATTGGCTGGGTGCCTTGGGAGGCAGCTCCTACCTTTAACCCTGAAACTGGCTATCCTCACAGTTTTATGGAAGTAGCACCAGCGGTTCATACCAAACTCTGGGCAGGAGCAAAACACTTGGCTATGCCGATGGGACGATATGCCGCTCTGTTAGTTTCATTGCATGGAACTGGACTCTATGAACGCTTTACCAGTTGGCAAAAGTCACCCGAATCTACTCGCTTTGTTGAGGCGTTTCTAAAAGAGGAGAAGGAGTTTCAAAAACAGCACATTGCCCAGTTGCAACAAGATCCTGAGTATGCGCCCCATGTTACTCCGGAGGCGATCGCTCGAAATCGACAACTGGTTGCTATATGGGATGCGCTCTCCCTAGCAATCTGTATGGGAGTCACAGAAAAACGCCAGTTCGAGCAGGTTCCGACTGCAATTGGGAACACCACCGTTACCTTAGTGCCCCTGCACGACGACCCCACCCAACTCCAGGTTGAGCCTTGGTGCTTTCGAGCCAGCTCGGTTTCACTGCTATTTGAGGGGCGGGTTTTGCGATCGCCCGCAGCGGATGAATCCACCATGCGCCAACAGTTGAGTAGTGCACCTTGGGTGACACTGACAACGACCTTGCACCCCGCTGTTTAA
- a CDS encoding multidrug efflux SMR transporter: protein MFLASAIICELIATLCLKQTNGFINSKYLLGSVIGYPAAFVCFGFSLKGIEVSIAYAIWSAIGIVGTTVLGAALFGESLSNFKIACIFLIIFGVIGLNVAKR, encoded by the coding sequence ATGTTTCTTGCGTCTGCCATTATTTGCGAGTTGATAGCAACTCTGTGTTTAAAGCAAACGAACGGTTTCATTAACTCCAAATATCTCTTGGGTTCTGTAATTGGTTATCCAGCCGCTTTTGTTTGTTTTGGTTTCTCCCTCAAAGGAATAGAAGTGAGTATCGCCTATGCCATTTGGTCTGCGATTGGCATTGTTGGCACCACAGTGCTAGGAGCGGCTCTGTTTGGTGAGAGCTTGAGCAATTTCAAGATTGCTTGTATATTCCTAATTATCTTTGGTGTGATTGGGCTGAATGTCGCCAAAAGATAG
- a CDS encoding BlaI/MecI/CopY family transcriptional regulator, whose protein sequence is MRSTEIVWQLGAVTVKDVHEQILTDPDRELAYASVTTVLKRLTQKGWLVCDKQGRSFIWKPLISQPQAQALRAYEQLNQFLAVGNPDIVAAFADRLDQASLEQLEAIAQQLRNLRQKREEQ, encoded by the coding sequence TTGCGATCTACTGAGATTGTTTGGCAGTTAGGCGCTGTGACGGTTAAAGACGTACATGAACAGATTCTGACTGATCCAGACCGAGAACTAGCCTACGCTTCTGTAACAACTGTGTTGAAGCGCCTCACTCAAAAAGGTTGGTTAGTCTGCGATAAACAAGGCCGCAGCTTCATTTGGAAACCGCTAATCTCGCAACCACAAGCGCAAGCACTCCGGGCGTATGAGCAATTGAACCAATTTTTAGCAGTTGGGAATCCTGATATTGTGGCTGCTTTTGCCGATCGCCTAGATCAAGCGAGTTTAGAGCAGCTAGAGGCGATCGCTCAGCAGTTGCGTAACCTGCGCCAAAAGCGGGAGGAGCAGTAA
- a CDS encoding YnfA family protein produces the protein MNKVIQSMFFFVLAGFCEIGGGYLVWLALREGKSIWLAVIGVAILGIYGAVPTLQPTHFGRAYAAYGGVFVALSILWGWLVDRISPDRFDLLGGWIVLLGVLVIMYAPRG, from the coding sequence ATGAACAAAGTGATTCAGTCCATGTTCTTTTTCGTCCTTGCTGGATTTTGTGAAATTGGCGGTGGATATTTAGTTTGGCTGGCACTTCGGGAAGGCAAAAGTATCTGGCTAGCTGTGATTGGAGTTGCAATCCTGGGTATATATGGTGCGGTGCCAACTCTACAGCCAACTCATTTTGGGCGTGCTTATGCAGCATACGGCGGTGTTTTTGTTGCACTGTCTATTCTGTGGGGTTGGTTGGTTGATCGCATCAGCCCTGATAGATTTGACCTTTTGGGTGGTTGGATTGTGTTGTTGGGTGTTTTAGTTATAATGTATGCCCCTAGAGGCTAA
- a CDS encoding S26 family signal peptidase — translation MVVFKASSKLEVQNLHDDLIKPVVGLLGDVVQIRDGQILINGKVIAKP, via the coding sequence TTGGTCGTATTCAAAGCCTCTTCTAAACTAGAGGTCCAAAACCTGCATGATGACTTGATTAAACCTGTGGTTGGTCTACTAGGAGATGTGGTGCAAATTCGTGATGGACAAATCCTGATCAATGGCAAGGTCATTGCAAAACCTTAA
- a CDS encoding ISAzo13 family transposase: MIAADVVEQIRFKYEAFAPYLNEQTRRIWAAIEARSLGHGGVSALSKATGLSRNTITSGQRTLEATEETIVTGSIRKPGGGRKRVEERDETLIKRLDDLVEPTTRGDPTSALRWTCKSVNKLAQELQRQGHQVSAKTVYTLLKSMDYSLQSNRKTREGKDHPDRDAQFEHIATTVEQFQQLHRPVISIDTKNKELVGNFHHPGREWEPKGEPVEVNVHDFADKTLGKAIPYGIYDLALNQGWVSVGIDHDTAEFAVESIRHWWLDMGQLLYPRSKHLLITADCGGSNGYRNRLWKLKLQEFADEMGLTVHLCHFPPGTSKWNKIEHRLFCHITQNWRGRPLTSLQVIINLIGSTTTEQGLEVHAQLDEKRYKTGIKVTDEEFNAIAIRRKRFHGDWNYQISPRKAA, encoded by the coding sequence ATGATCGCAGCGGATGTTGTTGAACAAATTCGCTTCAAGTACGAGGCATTTGCTCCTTATTTGAATGAGCAAACACGACGCATCTGGGCAGCAATTGAAGCACGAAGTTTGGGGCATGGTGGTGTGAGTGCACTATCAAAGGCAACAGGACTGAGCCGCAATACGATTACATCGGGACAAAGAACTCTAGAAGCGACTGAGGAAACGATTGTCACAGGTTCGATTCGTAAACCAGGAGGAGGACGTAAGCGAGTCGAAGAGCGCGATGAGACATTAATCAAGCGTCTCGATGACCTGGTTGAACCGACGACTCGAGGAGACCCGACTTCGGCACTGCGATGGACCTGTAAAAGTGTGAACAAATTAGCACAGGAACTTCAAAGACAGGGACATCAAGTCAGCGCTAAGACCGTTTATACCCTGCTCAAGTCAATGGACTACAGCTTGCAAAGCAATCGCAAAACTCGCGAAGGCAAAGATCATCCCGACCGTGATGCCCAGTTTGAGCACATCGCAACCACGGTTGAGCAGTTTCAACAGTTGCATCGCCCTGTGATTTCAATCGATACCAAGAACAAGGAACTGGTGGGCAATTTCCATCATCCTGGGCGAGAGTGGGAACCAAAGGGAGAGCCTGTGGAGGTCAATGTCCATGACTTTGCTGACAAGACATTGGGCAAAGCAATTCCCTATGGCATCTATGACTTGGCTTTGAACCAGGGTTGGGTGAGCGTCGGCATTGACCATGACACGGCTGAATTTGCCGTTGAGTCCATTCGTCACTGGTGGTTAGACATGGGGCAACTGCTTTATCCGCGTAGTAAGCATTTATTAATCACGGCAGACTGTGGGGGCAGCAATGGCTACCGCAATCGCTTGTGGAAGTTGAAACTCCAAGAGTTCGCTGATGAGATGGGTTTAACGGTTCACCTGTGCCATTTCCCACCAGGTACGAGCAAATGGAACAAGATTGAGCATCGACTGTTCTGCCATATCACGCAAAACTGGCGAGGTAGACCTTTAACGAGTTTGCAAGTCATCATCAACCTGATTGGAAGCACTACGACAGAGCAAGGCTTAGAAGTTCATGCTCAACTCGATGAAAAGCGATACAAAACGGGCATTAAAGTAACGGATGAAGAGTTTAACGCGATTGCGATTCGGCGCAAACGGTTTCATGGAGATTGGAACTATCAAATCAGCCCCAGAAAAGCTGCTTAA
- a CDS encoding M56 family metallopeptidase, whose amino-acid sequence MHWIMWLSALGLAWSWRCMRLEPNHNWNQRWQRTLKLFLLPPLFLLTTATAICCMELQTGVAQYWFDGLSLSAAIGFLVCAGVLSLKLLIEVWQSMAQIHTCKQLQLNGQLGRLLNSPIPYAAQVGLWQPELVVSQGLLDILSPAHLEAVLAHEEAHRVYRDTFWFLLLGWLRRLTVWLPQTEVLWQELLLLRELRADRWAAQRVDYLLLTESLLLMVKAPTTMFDSSSVAFSSAAAPERLIQRVEALLTEADSIQPSTPQAWAWLLLVLLPLITISFHYLSHEIYCLFLR is encoded by the coding sequence ATGCATTGGATCATGTGGTTGAGTGCTTTAGGGTTAGCTTGGAGTTGGCGTTGTATGCGGTTGGAACCAAATCATAATTGGAATCAGCGCTGGCAGCGAACCCTGAAGTTGTTTCTCTTGCCACCATTGTTTTTGTTGACAACCGCGACCGCCATCTGTTGCATGGAACTGCAAACGGGCGTGGCTCAGTATTGGTTTGATGGGTTGAGCCTTAGCGCCGCGATCGGCTTTTTGGTATGTGCGGGTGTTCTGAGTTTGAAACTGCTGATAGAGGTTTGGCAGTCAATGGCTCAAATTCATACTTGCAAGCAACTGCAACTCAATGGGCAGTTGGGCCGCCTACTGAACAGTCCGATTCCTTACGCTGCTCAAGTGGGCCTGTGGCAACCTGAGTTGGTAGTGAGTCAAGGTCTGTTAGATATCCTCTCTCCTGCACATTTAGAAGCTGTCTTGGCTCACGAGGAGGCCCATAGGGTATATCGAGATACCTTTTGGTTCTTGCTCCTGGGTTGGTTGCGTCGGCTGACAGTTTGGTTGCCTCAAACTGAGGTGCTTTGGCAAGAGTTGTTGCTTCTGCGAGAACTACGGGCCGATCGCTGGGCAGCTCAACGAGTTGACTACTTATTATTAACAGAATCCTTGCTACTCATGGTCAAGGCTCCAACGACAATGTTTGATTCGAGTTCTGTTGCCTTTAGTAGTGCTGCTGCACCAGAGCGCCTGATTCAAAGAGTAGAAGCATTGCTCACAGAGGCAGATTCAATTCAGCCTTCAACTCCACAGGCTTGGGCTTGGCTACTACTGGTGCTGTTGCCCCTCATCACTATTTCCTTTCATTACCTAAGTCATGAGATCTACTGCCTATTTCTCAGGTAG
- a CDS encoding vanadium-dependent haloperoxidase produces the protein MIDSTGAPESPSTQYNLPGISDKSHNIIFPQVEPGASAWFRCPTPTVVSYERVTKRLKGKIDSYPKIGSPEEQKELEEVRQFAANAEDPKALDQNSLSAFLMEPLYVSPPPAGAVLNKRPNIDPIICNGLELAYLFQSETPGIWHRHVLNFILAPSTELGLRLSPPRHALIWATLDVAIHSALMAAWHYKWVAVEADGTELNRVAFRRRPTEADPNLEIVYDREVDFEKDGSLKRGNLRTQPKPSPGTPRHPAYPSGHSTYAAAASYVLGCLLPEFKEDFDKLADNIGEARIWGGVHWRSDHDFGLLVGRTVGELVIDQLNKSGIVVCPEPNLDVPERDNLEAAAKQFDSNCGKADNNFCSGVDCPTQPEVFQNF, from the coding sequence ATGATCGATAGTACAGGTGCTCCAGAAAGTCCGTCTACTCAATATAACTTACCGGGCATAAGTGATAAATCACATAATATTATATTCCCTCAAGTAGAGCCTGGTGCAAGTGCTTGGTTCCGCTGTCCTACTCCAACTGTTGTTTCTTACGAAAGAGTTACCAAACGACTTAAAGGCAAAATTGACTCATACCCTAAGATTGGTTCACCGGAAGAACAAAAAGAGCTTGAAGAAGTTCGTCAGTTTGCCGCAAATGCTGAAGACCCTAAGGCTCTTGACCAGAACTCTCTAAGTGCTTTCTTAATGGAACCCCTTTATGTATCTCCTCCACCTGCCGGGGCTGTTCTAAATAAACGCCCAAACATCGATCCTATTATTTGTAACGGGCTAGAGTTAGCATACCTGTTCCAATCAGAGACTCCTGGAATATGGCATCGCCATGTTCTAAACTTTATCCTTGCTCCAAGTACGGAGTTAGGCTTAAGGCTATCACCTCCTCGTCATGCTCTCATCTGGGCTACGCTTGACGTAGCGATCCATAGCGCTCTCATGGCTGCATGGCATTACAAGTGGGTAGCCGTAGAAGCAGATGGGACAGAGCTTAACCGGGTTGCATTCCGTCGCCGTCCTACTGAAGCTGACCCAAACTTAGAGATTGTCTATGATCGTGAAGTGGATTTTGAGAAAGATGGCAGTCTAAAAAGAGGAAATCTAAGAACACAACCGAAACCTTCTCCAGGAACTCCCCGCCATCCTGCTTACCCTTCTGGGCATAGCACCTATGCGGCAGCAGCAAGTTATGTACTTGGCTGCTTACTACCAGAGTTCAAAGAGGATTTTGATAAGCTTGCTGACAACATCGGTGAAGCCCGCATATGGGGTGGGGTTCACTGGCGTAGTGATCACGATTTTGGTTTGCTTGTAGGCAGAACCGTAGGAGAACTGGTAATAGACCAGCTTAATAAGTCCGGGATCGTGGTGTGTCCAGAGCCAAATCTAGATGTACCAGAGCGAGACAACTTAGAGGCAGCAGCTAAACAGTTTGATAGCAACTGCGGAAAAGCTGATAATAACTTCTGTAGCGGTGTAGATTGCCCAACACAGCCTGAAGTTTTTCAGAACTTCTAA